A genomic region of Paenibacillus sp. PL2-23 contains the following coding sequences:
- a CDS encoding acyltransferase, with product MSFISSAGKKGLEAGIEGRRYDIDWLRNGAILLLFPYHTSRVFDYWDPFYAKSEELSWTLSYFIAIASIWFMPLLFWLAGSSSWFALGSRSGKSYMKERVMRLLVPLLTGLLLIIPPQGYYAMLTRGESPGPYIAYLGAFFTDFSDLSGYTGGFTPAHLWFLLYLFVFSLVLLPLFQSWRTDKAGLVLDKLSAIMSRPLPYLLLALPLSALQLLPAPGGQNPFYYMAIFTIGFLAVSHPRFQIMFTRYRKPYGLLAVLLSGLWTASFANGWLPHPILEMIRNAAMLLALASLLGVGHARLNKRNKLLAYMNEAAFPVYVIHQTVIVVLSYYAVQWGFPLYVSFALILISSLVLSVAIYEVVLRKLAVTRLLFGIKKRQ from the coding sequence ATGTCATTCATTTCATCGGCAGGAAAGAAGGGGCTTGAAGCTGGAATTGAGGGAAGGCGTTATGATATAGACTGGCTGCGCAATGGGGCCATTCTGCTATTATTCCCTTATCATACGTCGAGGGTGTTCGATTACTGGGACCCCTTCTATGCAAAAAGTGAGGAGCTAAGCTGGACGCTTAGCTACTTCATCGCAATCGCTTCTATATGGTTTATGCCCCTGTTGTTTTGGCTGGCGGGGTCATCCAGTTGGTTCGCGTTGGGAAGCAGGTCAGGCAAATCTTACATGAAGGAACGAGTGATGAGGCTGCTGGTGCCGCTGCTGACGGGGCTGCTGCTTATTATACCGCCTCAGGGCTATTATGCCATGCTGACGAGGGGAGAGTCGCCCGGCCCATATATAGCCTACTTAGGAGCCTTCTTCACTGATTTTAGCGACTTATCCGGTTATACGGGAGGCTTCACACCGGCACATTTATGGTTTTTGCTCTATCTCTTCGTGTTTTCTTTAGTGCTGCTGCCGCTGTTTCAGAGCTGGAGAACGGATAAGGCGGGGCTCGTGCTGGATAAGTTATCGGCCATCATGAGCCGCCCTCTGCCCTATCTGCTGCTCGCATTGCCGCTGTCGGCCCTGCAGCTGCTGCCTGCACCTGGGGGTCAGAATCCCTTTTATTACATGGCCATATTCACGATCGGTTTCTTGGCGGTGTCTCATCCCAGGTTCCAAATAATGTTTACTCGTTACAGGAAGCCGTACGGCTTGCTGGCAGTCCTTCTATCGGGCTTATGGACGGCCTCGTTTGCTAACGGATGGCTGCCGCATCCGATATTGGAGATGATCCGTAATGCTGCCATGCTGCTCGCACTGGCTTCCTTGCTTGGGGTTGGACATGCTCGATTGAATAAGAGAAATAAACTGCTGGCATATATGAACGAGGCTGCATTCCCTGTGTACGTTATTCATCAGACGGTCATTGTGGTGCTCAGCTATTATGCGGTGCAGTGGGGTTTTCCTCTCTATGTTTCGTTTGCACTAATTCTTATCTCTTCTCTAGTGTTGAGTGTTGCGATCTACGAGGTTGTGCTTCGCAAACTGGCAGTCACAAGACTCCTGTTTGGCATCAAGAAGAGACAATAA
- a CDS encoding GyrI-like domain-containing protein, whose amino-acid sequence MEMLLHLRNAINHMEERMEGRLDIEELAGIALMSPFHFQRMFHMLTGMTVAEYARKRKLTLAAQELASTSAKVIDVALKYGYDSPESFAKAFRRIHGIAPSEARTMGISLKAFPRISFQLSLKGDKDMDYRVEEKSAFHIAGVCLRTTCVDGENSREIPKFWGECHANGTVERIEGLTDKDNNPTILGVCLDQNQESSEFTYMIACIVDDETKALAEGFEVREVPAATWAIFTIVGPMPGAIQEGFNRIFSEWFPATGYEHAGGPEFELYLPGDPYGDEYRSEIWIPIIVSS is encoded by the coding sequence ATGGAAATGCTCTTGCATTTAAGGAATGCAATCAATCACATGGAGGAACGGATGGAGGGCAGACTGGATATCGAGGAGCTGGCAGGGATCGCGCTGATGTCACCGTTCCACTTCCAGCGCATGTTCCACATGCTGACCGGCATGACAGTCGCGGAGTACGCCCGCAAGCGCAAGCTGACGCTGGCCGCGCAGGAGCTGGCCTCCACCTCCGCGAAGGTCATCGACGTCGCGCTCAAATACGGCTACGACTCGCCAGAATCGTTCGCCAAGGCATTTCGCAGGATTCATGGCATCGCCCCATCCGAAGCAAGAACCATGGGCATTAGCCTGAAGGCGTTCCCCCGCATTTCGTTCCAGCTATCACTGAAGGGAGATAAGGATATGGATTATCGAGTAGAAGAGAAGAGCGCGTTTCACATTGCGGGCGTATGCCTGCGGACAACCTGCGTGGATGGTGAAAACTCCCGTGAAATCCCGAAATTCTGGGGAGAGTGCCATGCCAACGGAACGGTGGAGCGGATCGAAGGCTTGACGGACAAGGACAACAACCCAACGATTCTTGGCGTGTGTCTGGATCAGAACCAGGAGTCCTCCGAGTTCACGTACATGATCGCCTGCATCGTCGATGACGAGACGAAGGCCCTGGCGGAAGGCTTCGAGGTGCGCGAGGTGCCAGCCGCTACATGGGCAATCTTCACGATTGTGGGACCGATGCCTGGTGCCATTCAGGAAGGGTTCAATCGTATTTTCTCCGAATGGTTCCCAGCTACAGGCTACGAGCATGCAGGCGGACCGGAGTTCGAGCTGTACCTGCCGGGCGACCCCTATGGGGATGAATATCGCAGCGAAATTTGGATTCCCATTATTGTCTCTTCTTGA
- a CDS encoding HNH endonuclease signature motif containing protein — translation MNRDDAEWQEEQLNQKRCSVCGDMKPLGEFLRRTGRRSGRHGRRGTCRSCRSRSGQQPMEGAAPEAKPAGARTLGPAADYADALLGRDVVEQQRPGEAYEGDAAAFKAGDRPGQPPEQPPQEAGAGTAAAVPPAKKRPRKRRRSGGALKRQGAPAEPHPAAHAPKREKQQPPDVSYLRPTSLGFIRMRGKTDNGRRWYQEVEPELAYVLVREGAAVVVNRHTIRRLYSNKEFRQMILTRDSYTCRFCGNYGDTIDHELPRAKGGHTTPVNCYCACYECNQRKASRDVEEFMQAELSLQAERESQGVEPGHAEPNDDQVGLQSRANQESSGLDLDQGEKLEQHDS, via the coding sequence ATGAATCGTGACGATGCCGAATGGCAAGAGGAACAACTGAATCAGAAGCGCTGCTCGGTATGCGGCGATATGAAGCCGCTTGGCGAGTTTCTCCGGCGGACGGGGCGCCGCTCGGGCAGGCACGGCCGCCGAGGCACCTGCCGCAGCTGCCGGAGCAGAAGCGGCCAGCAGCCCATGGAGGGGGCGGCGCCTGAAGCGAAGCCGGCGGGAGCGCGTACGCTCGGGCCGGCGGCGGACTATGCGGACGCGCTGCTAGGCCGCGATGTTGTGGAGCAGCAGCGGCCGGGCGAGGCGTATGAAGGCGATGCTGCTGCGTTCAAGGCGGGGGATCGCCCCGGCCAGCCGCCGGAGCAGCCGCCGCAGGAGGCTGGAGCTGGCACGGCGGCGGCGGTCCCTCCCGCCAAGAAGCGGCCGCGCAAGCGCAGGAGAAGCGGCGGGGCGCTGAAACGGCAAGGAGCTCCGGCGGAGCCGCACCCGGCAGCGCACGCGCCGAAGCGGGAGAAGCAGCAGCCGCCGGACGTGTCGTATTTGCGCCCCACAAGTCTGGGCTTTATTCGCATGCGCGGCAAGACGGACAACGGCAGGCGCTGGTACCAGGAGGTGGAGCCTGAGCTGGCTTATGTTCTGGTTCGTGAAGGCGCGGCAGTTGTTGTGAACCGTCATACCATTCGCCGTCTTTACAGCAACAAAGAGTTCAGGCAAATGATTCTGACGCGTGACAGCTATACCTGCAGGTTCTGCGGTAATTACGGGGATACTATCGATCATGAGCTCCCCCGCGCCAAGGGCGGCCATACGACTCCTGTCAATTGCTATTGTGCCTGCTACGAATGCAATCAGCGCAAGGCCAGCCGCGACGTAGAGGAATTTATGCAGGCCGAGCTGTCGCTGCAGGCCGAGCGCGAGTCCCAGGGCGTGGAGCCGGGGCATGCGGAGCCAAACGATGACCAGGTGGGGCTCCAGTCGAGGGCAAACCAGGAGTCGAGTGGGCTCGACCTCGATCAAGGCGAGAAGCTGGAACAGCATGACTCTTGA
- a CDS encoding helix-turn-helix domain-containing protein gives MIVSNRQRKILEVLLERREATASEIADEVQISARSVHRDLREIKSLLADYGLALTTKSGKGISIEGSEENTGQFQRLLAHFETVAYASEERKTLIQCRLLEENEPIKLFALAYELHAAVPTITRDLDEIAPQLGKYGLELVRRRGYGVEIGGSEAGKRALIEGLAQQYLDESDLFGTGSESQHMWPVTRKLLQMVGKEHFLTIERIVWGLEEKSPSRLSESAYTRLLLKLSIAVARMKSGYGLKPESLSLQQGTDTARLGGELEAEEQDEVQHPYLAPFLSAFPWHWHSLERIAVIGLLNSASAEAEQEQERLLHQHGAAAADLAWRLIRAVSRSMHVPFGEDQSLLEDLAHHLAPAMERLQRGRPFAIRCCSRSEEIWPSFTTFCSRPHKSLWEKRGCQSRTRRLVI, from the coding sequence TTGATTGTCTCTAATAGGCAGAGAAAAATTCTGGAAGTGTTGCTGGAGCGCAGAGAGGCTACGGCTAGCGAAATTGCAGATGAAGTTCAGATTAGCGCAAGATCGGTGCATCGTGACCTGCGGGAGATCAAATCTCTGCTGGCGGATTACGGGCTAGCCTTGACAACCAAATCGGGCAAAGGCATTTCTATTGAAGGCTCGGAGGAGAATACCGGGCAATTCCAGAGGCTGCTCGCCCATTTTGAGACAGTCGCCTACGCTTCCGAAGAGCGCAAGACGCTCATTCAATGCCGGCTGCTGGAGGAGAATGAACCGATCAAGCTGTTCGCGCTGGCTTATGAGCTGCACGCGGCGGTTCCCACGATTACGCGTGATCTTGACGAGATTGCGCCGCAGCTTGGCAAGTATGGGCTGGAGCTTGTACGCCGGAGAGGCTATGGGGTGGAGATTGGGGGCTCCGAGGCTGGCAAGCGAGCGCTTATTGAAGGGCTGGCCCAGCAATATCTGGATGAATCGGACTTATTCGGAACGGGATCAGAATCCCAGCATATGTGGCCCGTGACGCGCAAGCTCCTTCAGATGGTTGGCAAAGAGCATTTCTTGACGATTGAGCGTATCGTTTGGGGACTTGAGGAGAAATCGCCAAGCCGCCTGTCCGAGAGCGCCTACACTCGCCTGCTGCTTAAGCTGTCCATCGCTGTTGCCCGCATGAAGAGCGGGTATGGGCTGAAGCCGGAGTCTTTATCCCTCCAGCAAGGGACGGATACAGCAAGACTTGGGGGTGAGCTGGAGGCAGAGGAGCAGGATGAGGTCCAGCATCCCTATCTAGCTCCGTTCCTGAGCGCGTTCCCTTGGCACTGGCACTCCCTGGAGAGGATAGCGGTTATCGGCCTGCTGAACAGTGCCAGCGCGGAAGCAGAGCAGGAGCAGGAGAGGCTGCTTCATCAACACGGGGCTGCCGCTGCAGATCTGGCATGGAGGCTCATTCGTGCGGTTAGCAGAAGCATGCATGTACCCTTCGGAGAGGATCAGTCCCTCCTGGAGGATCTGGCTCATCATCTTGCTCCTGCGATGGAGAGACTGCAGCGGGGGAGACCATTCGCAATCCGCTGTTGCAGCAGATCAGAAGAGATTTGGCCGAGCTTTACGACGTTCTGCAGCAGGCCTCACAAGAGCTTATGGGAGAAGCGGGGATGTCAATCCCGGACGAGGAGGTTGGTTATTTGA
- a CDS encoding BglG family transcription antiterminator gives MAELYDVLQQASQELMGEAGMSIPDEEVGYLTIHFGASLERLNISRPVRAMIVCTSGIGSSKLLSVRIEKKFPQVEFIGHYSWYEASRVPRDRYDLIISTVDLPIDGDRYVKISPLLTLEETEKLQGFLKRLPAAHELGTESGQESSLKDTSGWERMKRISEYSSAVVEVLEPFAVHRISANAEGGEAAAALSQTIDAIMRTLGLGADIESSVKARLLEREKRGSQAIAGTNLALFHTRSEYVEKPLLRLYLLGEPLRLGDDGEASVAQVLLMLAPDKVSRPMLEVLSEISAMLLQQPFVELLAEGNGEAIKLYLSQELEAFIQSKWRGRESI, from the coding sequence TTGGCCGAGCTTTACGACGTTCTGCAGCAGGCCTCACAAGAGCTTATGGGAGAAGCGGGGATGTCAATCCCGGACGAGGAGGTTGGTTATTTGACCATCCATTTCGGAGCTTCTCTGGAACGGCTGAACATCTCCAGGCCGGTGAGGGCGATGATTGTGTGCACCAGCGGAATCGGCTCCTCCAAGCTGTTGTCGGTGCGGATTGAGAAGAAATTTCCCCAAGTGGAGTTCATCGGGCATTATTCCTGGTATGAAGCCTCTCGCGTGCCGAGGGACAGATATGATCTTATCATCTCTACCGTAGACCTGCCGATCGATGGGGACCGATACGTGAAGATTAGCCCGCTGCTGACACTGGAGGAGACGGAGAAGCTTCAGGGCTTTCTGAAGAGGCTGCCCGCCGCTCATGAGCTTGGGACTGAATCGGGACAGGAGTCGAGCCTGAAGGACACAAGCGGCTGGGAGAGGATGAAGCGCATCAGCGAATATTCCTCAGCTGTGGTGGAGGTGCTTGAACCATTTGCGGTACACCGCATAAGCGCAAATGCTGAGGGAGGGGAAGCGGCGGCAGCTCTCAGCCAGACCATCGACGCCATCATGAGGACGTTAGGTCTGGGAGCCGATATAGAGAGCTCTGTCAAAGCGCGGCTGCTTGAGAGAGAGAAGAGGGGCAGCCAAGCCATAGCAGGTACAAATCTGGCTTTATTCCATACAAGAAGCGAATATGTCGAGAAGCCCTTATTAAGGCTGTATCTTCTTGGCGAGCCGCTGCGTCTTGGCGATGACGGCGAGGCAAGTGTGGCACAGGTGCTGCTTATGCTGGCACCGGACAAGGTAAGCCGTCCTATGCTGGAAGTATTGAGCGAGATTAGCGCCATGCTGCTGCAGCAGCCGTTTGTGGAGCTCCTGGCAGAGGGGAATGGCGAAGCGATTAAGCTTTATTTATCACAGGAGCTGGAAGCTTTTATACAATCCAAGTGGAGAGGGAGAGAATCGATATGA
- a CDS encoding PTS sugar transporter subunit IIA — protein MTILTKDKVKLNVSVKDKFEAVRMAGELLVQAGHVPQAYVEKMVEREQLSSTYLGAGLAMPHGTNDSKPLIQTTGMSVLVVPEGVDFGGEIAKLIIGLAAVGDEHMEVLSSVAVLVSEEEDMERILASKTEEELIAIFEEGMDL, from the coding sequence ATGACAATTCTGACGAAAGACAAAGTGAAGCTGAACGTATCCGTGAAGGATAAGTTCGAAGCCGTCCGAATGGCGGGCGAGCTGCTGGTACAGGCGGGACATGTGCCGCAGGCTTATGTGGAGAAGATGGTGGAGCGTGAGCAGCTGTCCTCCACCTACCTGGGAGCGGGTCTTGCTATGCCGCATGGCACCAACGATTCCAAGCCGCTTATTCAGACAACGGGTATGTCGGTGCTTGTCGTGCCGGAAGGCGTTGACTTCGGAGGCGAGATCGCCAAGCTGATTATCGGCCTGGCTGCCGTGGGTGACGAGCATATGGAGGTGCTGTCAAGCGTCGCTGTACTCGTCTCCGAGGAGGAGGACATGGAGCGAATTCTCGCGTCCAAGACGGAGGAGGAGCTGATCGCGATCTTCGAGGAAGGGATGGACTTATGA
- a CDS encoding mannitol-1-phosphate 5-dehydrogenase has protein sequence MIAVHFGAGNIGLGFIGLLLSQSGYRMKFIDVNTERVAAINERGEYKVQLANDTSDTFLVHGVSAIHGRDAGQVAQAIAEADIVTTAVGVSALPYLAESIAEGIKLRLAAGAPSLAIIACENAIGGSTILKGHVMEKLSPDLHEPAAEAALFPDAAVDRIVPAQQHEDQLLVTVEPFFEWIVDRMALPADFPALLGVQYVDQLEPYIERKLFTVNTGHASTAYAGYLKGYETIQEAMKDEAVVAHVRTVLAETGEVLVRQHGFDGTEHERYIDKILNRFRNPYLTDEIVRVGRSPIRKLSRYDRLVRPALLAHEMGGKTPGLIRAIAEALSFDSPEDQEAMELQGELKQHGLSAVIARYTGIEGEHPLHASIVAAYEKLHSGREA, from the coding sequence ATGATAGCCGTACACTTCGGAGCAGGTAATATTGGTCTTGGCTTCATTGGTCTGCTGCTCTCGCAGTCCGGATATCGCATGAAGTTCATTGATGTGAATACGGAGCGGGTTGCAGCGATCAACGAGCGCGGCGAATACAAGGTGCAGCTGGCTAATGATACAAGTGATACATTCCTTGTTCATGGCGTGTCAGCCATTCATGGACGGGATGCTGGGCAGGTGGCGCAAGCGATAGCGGAAGCGGACATCGTCACCACGGCAGTAGGAGTCAGCGCGCTTCCTTATTTGGCGGAGAGCATCGCAGAGGGCATTAAGCTTCGTCTGGCAGCTGGAGCCCCCTCTCTTGCTATTATCGCCTGTGAGAATGCGATCGGCGGCAGTACGATCCTCAAGGGACATGTGATGGAGAAGCTGTCTCCTGACCTGCATGAGCCTGCAGCCGAAGCGGCGCTGTTCCCGGATGCGGCGGTGGATCGTATTGTGCCCGCTCAGCAGCACGAGGATCAGCTGCTGGTGACGGTTGAGCCATTCTTCGAATGGATTGTGGACCGGATGGCGCTGCCAGCGGACTTCCCCGCTCTGCTGGGTGTGCAATATGTGGATCAGCTTGAGCCATATATCGAGCGGAAGCTGTTCACGGTCAATACGGGCCATGCTTCAACGGCCTATGCGGGATACCTCAAGGGCTATGAGACGATACAAGAGGCGATGAAGGATGAAGCTGTCGTGGCTCACGTCCGCACCGTGCTGGCGGAGACAGGCGAGGTGCTCGTACGTCAGCATGGCTTCGATGGAACAGAGCATGAGCGGTATATCGACAAAATATTGAACCGGTTCCGCAATCCGTATCTGACAGATGAGATCGTGAGGGTTGGCCGTTCTCCGATACGCAAGCTGTCCCGGTATGACAGGCTGGTTCGTCCAGCTTTGTTGGCTCATGAGATGGGGGGCAAGACGCCAGGATTAATCCGGGCTATCGCAGAGGCGCTGTCCTTCGACAGTCCAGAGGATCAGGAAGCGATGGAGCTACAGGGCGAGCTGAAGCAGCATGGTCTATCCGCCGTCATTGCCAGGTATACCGGCATTGAGGGGGAGCATCCATTGCATGCTTCCATTGTTGCCGCCTATGAGAAGCTTCATTCAGGAAGGGAGGCATAA
- the ptsP gene encoding phosphoenolpyruvate--protein phosphotransferase: MSASMSAKPYEGIAASPGIAIARAVKLESDAYTPEKVAVDQPQREQERFRAAVEEARDQIETLRMSTEQKLGAAKAEIFEGHLMLLEDPELIDAVHETIGADSVNAEFALYEVFQSFIDMLSELEDETLRERAADIRDIRSRILNLLRGVPGNDLTQLQEECIIIAHDLTPSDTAQLNLELVRGFVTVIGSRTSHSAIMARSLDVPAIVGAGEDLSEIAAGDLLVMDASEGKLWVNPGAELLEQFREQKAAYDKRRAELAAWVKEPSLTKDGHRVELAANIGKLEDVQKALDNGAEGIGLFRTEFLYMGRTHLPSEEEQFQSYKYVLEKLEGKPVVIRTLDIGGDKELPYLELPKESNPFLGQRALRLCLERDGLFRTQLRALLRASRFGNLKIMFPMIAVREELLEAKRMLEEERQALLQEGVELAESIEIGMMIEVPAAAIAADSLAPDVDFFSIGTNDLIQYTMAADRMNETVSYLYQPVHPSILRLIGMVIDAARREGKWVGLCGEMAGDLAAVPLLLGLGLHEFSMSAGSILQTRELIGSLSHAEWQQHARHAMTLRGQHEVQAFVQEQQGKRRER, from the coding sequence ATGAGTGCAAGCATGTCTGCAAAGCCCTATGAGGGCATCGCAGCGTCGCCTGGTATCGCGATTGCCCGCGCCGTCAAGCTTGAGTCGGATGCCTATACCCCGGAGAAGGTAGCAGTGGACCAGCCGCAGAGGGAGCAGGAGCGATTCCGCGCGGCTGTCGAGGAAGCGCGGGATCAGATTGAGACACTTCGGATGTCGACCGAGCAGAAGCTTGGCGCAGCGAAGGCGGAAATATTCGAGGGGCATCTCATGCTGCTTGAGGATCCGGAATTAATTGACGCTGTTCACGAAACCATCGGAGCAGATAGCGTGAATGCCGAATTTGCGCTCTATGAGGTGTTCCAGAGCTTTATTGATATGCTAAGCGAGCTGGAGGACGAGACGCTTCGCGAGCGTGCGGCGGATATTCGCGATATAAGGAGCCGTATTCTTAATCTGTTGCGGGGCGTGCCCGGGAACGATTTGACGCAGCTTCAAGAGGAATGTATTATTATCGCCCATGACCTGACGCCATCCGACACGGCTCAGCTGAATTTGGAGCTCGTACGAGGCTTTGTGACCGTTATCGGCAGCCGCACCTCGCATTCCGCCATCATGGCCCGCTCTCTGGACGTGCCCGCCATTGTTGGGGCTGGCGAAGACTTGTCGGAGATTGCAGCCGGAGATCTGCTGGTTATGGACGCGTCGGAAGGCAAGCTATGGGTAAATCCTGGCGCGGAGCTGCTGGAGCAATTCCGTGAGCAGAAAGCGGCTTATGACAAGCGCAGGGCTGAGCTTGCTGCCTGGGTCAAGGAGCCGTCCCTGACGAAGGATGGGCACCGCGTAGAGCTGGCGGCCAACATTGGCAAGCTGGAGGATGTGCAGAAGGCGCTCGACAACGGGGCGGAAGGCATCGGCCTGTTCCGTACAGAGTTCCTCTATATGGGACGCACCCATCTGCCCTCCGAGGAGGAGCAGTTCCAGAGCTATAAGTATGTGCTGGAGAAGCTGGAGGGCAAGCCGGTTGTCATCCGGACGCTTGATATTGGCGGAGACAAGGAGCTGCCTTATCTGGAGCTGCCCAAGGAGAGCAATCCGTTCCTGGGTCAGCGGGCCCTTCGGCTGTGCCTGGAGCGAGACGGCTTGTTCCGTACACAGCTTCGCGCGCTGCTAAGAGCGAGCCGCTTCGGCAACTTGAAGATCATGTTCCCGATGATTGCGGTTCGCGAGGAGCTGCTGGAGGCGAAGCGAATGCTGGAGGAGGAGCGTCAGGCGCTGCTGCAGGAGGGAGTAGAGCTTGCAGAGTCCATTGAGATCGGCATGATGATCGAGGTGCCGGCAGCGGCAATTGCGGCGGACTCTCTGGCGCCGGATGTTGATTTCTTCAGTATCGGGACGAATGACTTGATTCAATATACGATGGCCGCCGACCGAATGAACGAAACCGTCTCCTATCTGTACCAGCCCGTCCATCCCTCTATTCTGCGGCTGATTGGGATGGTCATCGATGCGGCGCGGCGGGAAGGCAAATGGGTAGGTCTGTGCGGCGAGATGGCGGGCGACTTGGCGGCAGTGCCGCTGCTGCTTGGTCTCGGTCTGCATGAATTCAGTATGAGCGCAGGCTCCATTCTTCAGACGAGAGAGCTGATTGGCAGCCTCAGCCATGCGGAGTGGCAGCAGCATGCACGGCATGCGATGACATTGCGTGGACAGCATGAGGTGCAGGCGTTCGTGCAGGAGCAGCAAGGCAAGCGGCGGGAGCGATAG
- a CDS encoding HPr family phosphocarrier protein has product MISQTYTVINPTGLHVRPIKTLVQTANEFPCKITVHANGKKANGKSSISLLTLGIKMNDEVTLETDGEREEEALQALGALLVQIHE; this is encoded by the coding sequence ATGATTTCTCAGACCTATACAGTCATTAACCCAACAGGGCTGCACGTTCGGCCTATCAAAACACTTGTCCAGACGGCAAATGAGTTTCCTTGCAAAATCACGGTGCATGCTAATGGCAAGAAGGCCAATGGCAAAAGCTCGATCAGCCTGCTCACGCTTGGCATCAAGATGAACGATGAAGTAACGCTGGAAACCGACGGCGAGCGTGAAGAGGAAGCGCTGCAAGCGCTGGGCGCGCTGCTTGTACAGATTCACGAATAG
- a CDS encoding chromate transporter, with product MWSMFLFFLKLGFLSFGGGYALIPLIQEEAARRQWMTHSAFLDAVGVAGMSPGPVAVNLSSIIGYQTYGIGGAVSALIGLVLPSMLVSALLLVLIFRLRKKTFIDRIFYGLQPIVTALILFAVYRLGLGSLEHAQVHGQLLVGICIVGVGWMMLVRYRMHPVFILLFSAICGAAFLA from the coding sequence ATGTGGTCTATGTTTTTATTCTTCCTTAAGTTGGGCTTCCTATCCTTCGGCGGAGGCTATGCACTCATCCCCTTAATCCAAGAGGAGGCCGCACGACGGCAGTGGATGACTCATAGCGCCTTCCTGGACGCCGTCGGCGTCGCTGGTATGTCACCAGGTCCAGTGGCGGTCAACCTCAGCTCGATCATCGGCTATCAAACGTACGGCATCGGCGGCGCGGTCTCCGCGCTTATCGGTCTCGTACTGCCTTCCATGCTCGTCTCGGCCTTGCTGCTGGTGCTTATCTTCCGCCTGCGCAAAAAAACGTTCATAGACCGAATCTTCTATGGCCTGCAGCCCATCGTGACGGCACTCATTCTGTTCGCCGTATACAGGCTTGGACTCGGCTCATTAGAGCATGCACAGGTCCACGGCCAGCTGCTTGTCGGCATTTGCATCGTTGGCGTAGGTTGGATGATGCTCGTTCGCTACCGGATGCACCCGGTGTTCATTTTGCTATTTTCCGCGATATGCGGGGCAGCGTTTCTCGCTTAA
- a CDS encoding chromate transporter, whose translation MQTYSAPSLLMLFWTFLKLSPISFGGGYAIFPALEREIVNRRQWMNAETLVDTLSLASAAPGGAGVNAAILVGYRLNKWSGALAASAGSILPSFFIVIALFACYSRIADAPKTGAVLAGITWGVITLILFSALRIGKKAIKDKTTLSLLIIALICLFMGMSPLFDIALGIAAGLIFTFFQKSHPADEVPSMQPNTAGLEDPAYMYFI comes from the coding sequence ATGCAAACTTATTCCGCCCCCTCCCTTCTTATGCTGTTCTGGACGTTCCTGAAGCTGTCGCCCATCTCGTTTGGCGGCGGCTACGCAATCTTCCCCGCGCTTGAGCGGGAGATCGTCAATAGAAGACAATGGATGAATGCCGAGACACTGGTCGATACGCTGTCACTGGCTTCCGCTGCGCCGGGAGGCGCAGGCGTGAACGCCGCTATCCTTGTCGGCTACCGGCTGAATAAGTGGTCGGGCGCCCTGGCCGCTTCCGCCGGCTCTATTCTGCCGTCCTTCTTCATCGTTATCGCGTTATTCGCCTGCTATTCACGAATCGCCGATGCGCCGAAGACAGGGGCTGTTCTCGCCGGTATTACGTGGGGAGTCATCACCCTCATCCTGTTCTCCGCACTCCGGATCGGCAAGAAGGCAATCAAGGATAAGACGACACTATCCCTGCTGATTATCGCGCTTATCTGCTTATTCATGGGCATGTCCCCCCTGTTTGATATAGCACTAGGCATTGCCGCAGGCTTGATCTTCACCTTTTTCCAAAAATCGCATCCCGCGGACGAGGTTCCATCAATGCAGCCCAACACAGCTGGACTCGAAGACCCCGCCTATATGTACTTTATATGA